The Silene latifolia isolate original U9 population chromosome Y, ASM4854445v1, whole genome shotgun sequence sequence TCTCCAATGTATAGTACTTTGAATGTCCACTTCTATTATTCAATTATCCACCAGAAAAGTATATTTGCTGTTGGAATGATTTGCTGTGATGGAGAAGGCCGCCTGAATGAGAAATCAGTCTTACTACAGAGCAGGTACTCTACCTGCTCAGTTTTACGTTTCTTAGTCTTTACGTGTCTGCTATTTAGCAGAGTTTCTGCTTGGCTGCATAACACTGCGGATTATGTCAGTTCTTTATTGGGGTAACCTATAACAAGAACACCTAAGAGTATCTGCGTATGGTCATAAATTCTGGTTTAATCAGAATTAAGTCTGAAAAGGGTAAGCTCTTGTAATTTTATATAGTGATTTAGTATTGCACTCTACATAGTAGAGCCTTGGCGTTGAACAAGCTGCTAGAAAACTTTCATCTGTATGAAGACCAAGAAAATAAGCTTTCTAGAGGGAATGAAATCTGGAAGTTCATTTCTGAGTGCATCATCAAGGGAATTCATATTCTGTAGGCTTCCTTTGAAGTTTGGTTTTTCTACCGTTTGTCAGTGTTGAGCATTCAGGAGGACAACGTGTGCGTCTTGAATTGGAAAAACTGAGCCAGTATACCATTTTTCCGGGCCAGGTATGAGTCAAAAATTACAATGCATAATGCATTTTGGACATCTAAAACAGTGTAAGCTTTATTGGATATATGTTTTTTTTTAGGTGATTGGTATAGTTGGAGACAATCCAAGCGGACATTGTCTAGTTGCCTCAAAAGTGGAAGATTTGATTCCCTTCCCGGCCTCTTCTGACTGTGATCTTCATCCTGTCAAGAGACAAGCGCTTGATGAAGACGGTCTACCCAGTTTGCAATCACCTGCCCTGTCAGAACTGTCAGTGGTAAGAAATATGATATCTTTATTAGATTGCTGATAATTGTAAGGGGGCAAAAGGAACGCATACTCATTCACTCACTCTTTATTGTTATCATGTTGACCAAGGTGCATATGAGCATAGTTAGCTTTTGTGATTTCGGGCTGTTACTCCCACACTTGGCTTGTTTAAAACTGTGTAAACTCTGATGTACATAATCACAAGTCTCACAACTCACCAGATAAAGTTTCAGAGATATTACATTTGAGAATTTTGCGGGGGATGAGGATATACAGGGACATTATCAGGATATTATATGAAACTTACTAGCATTTCAGTTGGCTTTGGAGTATCTTATCTTTCCTCTTAAACGTCTGAGTAATATCTGCCTTTTGAAAGCCTTTGGTCATTACTTGGAGTTTTGGATATATGATTAAATTCTGGCATGTTTTGCTCAAAGATCAAGCTTGTCTAGCACTTCAGTTGACTTCTGTTCAATATTTCATGCCGTGTGTAATATGAACAGATCATAGCGGCTGGCCCGTTCACGACAACAGACAATCTATTCTTCGAGCCTCTCTCGGAATTGCTCGCGTACGCAAGTAGAAAGCAGCCACAGTTGCTGATACTGGTATAGGCATTTCCATCCTGTTTTGGTACTTTCTtcagaaattttgaacttacagGACAAGCATGGGGTATCTTTTTTCAGTTGGGGCCTTTTGTTGATTCTGAACATCCTGAGATTAGGAAAGCTACTTTCGACAGGAGCTTTGACGAAGTATTTCACCAGGAAATCATTACTAGGGTATTTACTTTTTACCCAACTTTTAGTTATGTTTGGAGCCGAATAGGATGATTGTTACTTGCAGTAAAATAATTATTTGTCTAAACTTATTTTCAGTTAGGTGACCATGTTGAATACATGGGGTCTTCCACCCGCGTGCTTTTGGTTCCATCTATACGTGATGCTAACCATGATTTTGTCTTTCCTCAGGTAGTCGTGTTCTTTGTTTAATTTTTTCTCTATCGTATACCATTTTTAATCAAAGTTTCTATTGTATACTTGGCGTTTGATGATAGTATGATTAAGCCAGGTTTCCTACTTTTTTTTTCAGCCTCCTTTCGACATACATCCCCCTGAACTTAAAGATCAGGTAACTCCACgtttttaaaatttaatttttgTTCAATTATTATTCAAGGTAATTCTCATGCAAAAGTATGACAACTGCTTTCCCTTGCTTCGGCAGATTAGTAGTCTCACAAATCCAGGAATATTTGATGCTGATAAGGTGAGTTCTTGCTCTACTTCTGAAGTCTGAATTACCAAAACAGCACCCAATCGATCAGGTCCAATAGAACTTTAGTTTTCCTTGAACCATTTGCTTTATGCTTCTAAAATAAGGTGAAGAATGCAGTCTTGCCTGACCCTGCCTCTTGCTGATTGATTGAGATGTTCTACACTGTACACTTTCTTCAGATTGATCTCGGGGAGAGAATGGTTTTAGTCCACCATTGTACGTTCATCAGGTGATGAACTCGTCAGAAGTGCTTGAATGTATTCTGGATAAGATTTTACAATTCAAAGGTTTTGGTTCGCAGGTGACAATTGGATGCTGCTCTGTGGATATCTTAAAACATCTTAGCGGAGAAGAGATCTCGAGGAATCATAAAGACGGAACATCAAAAAACCGCTTAAGTAGATTGGCAACCCATATTATTGGCCAACACAGGTTTGTTACGCCCCGTTTcgtaaagtttttttttttgctaagtAGCTAGCTGTCTCTGTCTGAGAGAGATTGGATTGGTTTTTCATTTTTGATTCAATTTTCTTGTTCCTTTTACAGCTTCTATCCTTTATATCCGCCAGCTGAGGGAGTTCCCCTTGATTTTTCAGTTGCTCCAGAAGCTTTAAACATTCCTTCTACGCCACAAGTACTTGTTGTTCCATCTGACTTAGCTCCTTTCGTGAAGGTAATAATTCTTGAGACCTTTGTACGTGTCATTTGAGTCTCAAGTGTGCAAACACATGTTGATAGTGAAGCTTGTAGAATTTATTCCTTTGAATAGTGCAATTACATTATACAACATACTTTAGTGTTGAGCACCGAAGAGACTATTTCTGGTTGAGTATAATAAAGCTGTGTCAGTTGACTATTACTTCACAACACTACAAGCGTATACAAAATGTGAAACTTTTAGAATCTATCCTTCCAAATTGTAAAAGGAAGAATCTCTCTTCCTGGGGAAAAAAACTCTTGGTGGCTGAAACATGGAAAGTGCTTTAATATTTAGGTTTTCTATTCACATTAAACAGGTGCTTTCTCTCAATAATGAAGCACAAGATGCAGCTAAATGTTTGTGTGTGAACCCTGGGAGACTAGCCAAGGGTATAGGAGGTGGTACATTTGTGGAGCTTAATTACCGAAAAAGCCCGGATACCGCACATGCTTCAATCGTCCGGATATGAACAGTATGAAAAAGTTGGAATACATTAGAATGGACATTGAGCTGATATCAGCCAGTACATTCATTTCTGCTCTGTCAAAGATCAAAGGCCATACATTACTATCTCCAGTATGAACTCGGAGGATTACTTGACTCTCAGATTTATGGGCTCAACAAATATTTGACTTTTTGGAGCGGAACTGATTGTTCACTATTTCTTGATTTGGTGTGTACTAATTAAATGTCACAGACGGATACATTTAGCAGTAGATGTCATTACTAGCATGCCTGATTAGGGTAATTATTGTTCTGTAAGAGCTATTTTATTCAGATTGTAAGGTAAGCTGCCTCTCCATTGGCACCTTTGTAAGTTTGTTATCATGTTACACATTCAGATTGTATGGTAATAATAATTTTGATATTATTCCAATATTTTCTGCAGCTTGATTAGAATTCAGAATTTGAAGATTGAAAATCTCGCATAATTTAAAGAATGAAATCACATGCTCCCTTTGTCTCAACTCTCAATCAGTTGTTTACCATTTTTATTCTTTTGTGAGAGTATtttaataaaaggtaaacaaattattACTCGTAACGGAAGGAGTCTATTACATCCTTTATTCATGGGCTCTTGTTGATTTATCATGTTTACAGATTGtacaaataataattaaagaTCTTTGTGTTaatgcacaaaatctcattatagacagcatatatccgtctataactaaagacgggccaaatatAATTGCACATTTCTAATAGAACAAGCAACAAATGGGGTAGTGtgggcaaaaaatgtcaccactttcaagttatttgacccgtctttagctatagacggatatatcatccgtctatagcaagactagctggtGTTAATGAGTAATGCTAAGGACCCATACCATTGGGATTTTACAGCTTTGCATCCTTGATAGTActttatattttttatttatttatttttaattagatCTGTTGGCGCTGCACTTAACCTAGTGCGTGTTGTTATACCGCTGTTGCTTCTTGACAGTCCCCTGGCTTTTTGGCCATATTAAAATTTTGGAAAAATTATAAATAACCACCCGTATTTACgaatttttacaaattaccaacccgtatttgcgtttttacaaataaccccaaACTTTAACGTATATTCCCCAATCACCCCCGTATTTTTACTCCGAGCATCATTTTCCTTATTTCCCGACTTGTTAAATGACGATTTACGTAAAAT is a genomic window containing:
- the LOC141633189 gene encoding uncharacterized protein LOC141633189, producing the protein MEIQIKDEFKRSGFTIHDDDAVLPKCITFCVNYKLSPSDLVSSWELYYLNRQLIEPTVKESEMDGFLLHLQNEQKEALIKQEPGSPVYSIRDVDMILNDEQEDTKIGILDTPTDRPSSQYDDLGDSRFRANGSVLSTSKQSSIVTPFGQRTNKFVIQFKTSSEPIEETGKIEGEDKISEDQIIRTAQPKKRCSLLIRGSKPEPACRYMYDRTEDKFNFLETCIVKHASAFVDCGQYEGPVDPTVASQKSIFAVGMICCDGEGRLNEKSVLLQSSVEHSGGQRVRLELEKLSQYTIFPGQVIGIVGDNPSGHCLVASKVEDLIPFPASSDCDLHPVKRQALDEDGLPSLQSPALSELSVIIAAGPFTTTDNLFFEPLSELLAYASRKQPQLLILLGPFVDSEHPEIRKATFDRSFDEVFHQEIITRLGDHVEYMGSSTRVLLVPSIRDANHDFVFPQPPFDIHPPELKDQISSLTNPGIFDADKVTIGCCSVDILKHLSGEEISRNHKDGTSKNRLSRLATHIIGQHSFYPLYPPAEGVPLDFSVAPEALNIPSTPQVLVVPSDLAPFVKVLSLNNEAQDAAKCLCVNPGRLAKGIGGGTFVELNYRKSPDTAHASIVRI